From Terriglobia bacterium, one genomic window encodes:
- a CDS encoding response regulator transcription factor — protein MGADGRIDVLCADDHPLVRKGIAWILAAESDIHLVAEAGTGQEALELFRIHVPDVTLIDLRMPGMDGIAATEAILREFPDAKIIALTSYAGDQEIYRTLKAGVQGYLLKEMVHTEVVRAIRTVHSGKRLMPAEVSERLAAYLPQPALTPREEEVLSLIAKGLGNKEVADQLGTSDGTVRIHVQHILAKLGASDRTHAVSIALQRGILRVDG, from the coding sequence ATGGGCGCCGACGGACGCATCGACGTTTTGTGCGCGGACGATCATCCGCTGGTTCGCAAGGGAATCGCCTGGATTCTCGCCGCGGAGTCCGATATCCATCTGGTTGCCGAAGCCGGCACCGGCCAGGAAGCGCTGGAACTCTTCCGGATCCATGTGCCCGATGTGACCCTTATTGATCTGCGGATGCCGGGTATGGACGGTATCGCCGCCACCGAAGCCATCCTTCGTGAATTTCCCGATGCGAAAATCATCGCGCTCACCAGCTATGCCGGCGATCAGGAAATCTACCGGACGCTGAAGGCCGGCGTGCAGGGTTACCTCCTGAAGGAAATGGTTCACACAGAGGTGGTTCGCGCGATACGGACCGTCCATTCCGGCAAGCGGCTGATGCCCGCTGAAGTCAGCGAACGCCTCGCGGCATATCTGCCGCAGCCCGCGCTGACTCCCCGCGAAGAGGAAGTGCTTTCCTTGATTGCCAAGGGCCTCGGCAATAAAGAGGTCGCGGATCAACTCGGCACCTCGGACGGCACCGTCCGGATCCACGTCCAGCACATCCTGGCCAAACTCGGGGCCTCCGACCGGACGCACGCCGTTTCCATCGCGCTCCAGCGCGGCATCCTCCGGGTTGACGGGTAA
- a CDS encoding efflux RND transporter periplasmic adaptor subunit — MTPESLNEIKQSSIEIKEPTIREMPSPGHTTLPPQPPPKSGGKGRWGWLLVLVLLGVGAWLYWFRGGSPQGTQAANKASADQKANSNAVPVVATRAKRGNIGVYLTGLGAVTPIYTDTIKTRVDGELINILYHEGDLVQKGQLLMEVDPRPYQAQLDQYEGQLGRDQAILNNARVDLTRYQMLLQQNAIPEQQLATQRAVVAQNEGVVKADQGMIDSAKLNLLYSKITAPITGRVGLRLVDPGNIVHASDTNGLVVITQFQPISVIFTIPEDQLPDIRNRMRAGQTLQVDAFSHDMAKKIAQGTLTTLDNVIDQTTGTLRLRATFDNKDDALFPSQFVNIRLLVQQKQNVVLVNSAGIQRSGTNTYVFLVKPDSTVTLRNVTIGTTEGDQSEITTGLDADDTVVLTGVDKLIEGSAVRAQIQGENPKDKQGGNS, encoded by the coding sequence ATGACGCCAGAATCATTAAACGAAATCAAACAATCTTCTATTGAAATCAAAGAACCCACGATCCGGGAGATGCCGTCGCCCGGGCACACGACGCTACCGCCACAGCCGCCTCCCAAAAGCGGGGGCAAGGGCCGATGGGGCTGGCTGCTTGTCCTCGTTTTGCTGGGCGTTGGCGCCTGGCTCTACTGGTTCAGAGGCGGCAGTCCCCAGGGCACGCAGGCGGCGAACAAAGCTTCGGCCGACCAGAAGGCGAATTCCAATGCGGTGCCGGTGGTGGCCACTCGCGCGAAACGCGGCAATATCGGCGTATACCTGACGGGGCTTGGCGCGGTGACACCGATCTACACCGACACGATAAAGACGCGGGTGGATGGGGAACTGATCAACATTCTCTACCATGAAGGCGATCTCGTTCAGAAAGGCCAGCTTCTGATGGAGGTGGACCCGCGTCCGTATCAGGCACAGCTGGATCAATATGAAGGGCAACTGGGTCGCGATCAGGCCATCCTCAACAACGCGAGAGTGGATCTGACCCGTTATCAAATGCTTCTTCAGCAGAACGCGATTCCGGAACAGCAGCTGGCGACCCAGCGGGCTGTGGTGGCCCAGAACGAAGGCGTAGTGAAAGCCGATCAGGGCATGATCGACAGCGCCAAGTTGAATCTTCTCTACTCCAAGATCACGGCGCCGATCACCGGCCGTGTCGGACTTCGCCTGGTGGATCCGGGAAACATCGTGCACGCGTCGGACACGAATGGACTGGTTGTCATCACTCAGTTTCAACCGATCAGCGTGATTTTTACGATTCCGGAAGATCAGCTTCCCGATATACGCAATCGGATGCGCGCCGGACAGACGCTTCAAGTTGATGCCTTCTCCCACGACATGGCAAAGAAGATTGCCCAGGGGACCCTGACGACTCTGGACAACGTCATCGACCAGACCACCGGCACCCTGCGCCTGCGCGCAACGTTCGACAACAAGGACGACGCCTTGTTCCCCAGCCAGTTCGTCAACATCCGGCTGCTGGTGCAGCAAAAACAGAACGTGGTGCTGGTGAACTCGGCAGGAATTCAGCGGTCCGGAACGAACACCTATGTCTTCCTTGTAAAGCCGGATTCAACGGTGACGCTCCGCAACGTCACGATCGGAACGACCGAGGGCGATCAAAGCGAAATCACAACCGGCCTGGATGCGGATGACACCGTCGTCTTGACCGGTGTGGACAAGTTGATCGAAGGCAGCGCGGTTCGTGCGCAGATCCAGGGAGAAAACCCGAAAGACAAGCAGGGTGGAAATTCATGA
- a CDS encoding multidrug efflux RND transporter permease subunit, whose product MNLSEPFVRRPVATTLLSAAVALAGAVAFLLLPVSPLPQVDFPTISVQAGLPGASPETMASSVATPLERQFGRVAAVTEMTSTSTLGSTRITLQFDLDRNIDAAARDVQAAIAAARGYLPANLPSNPTYRKVNPADSPILLLALTSDVLDKGRIYDAASTIMAQRLSQMQGVGQVQVGGSSLPAVRVELNPNVLSKYGIGLEQVRTALASANANTPKGHFTNDLQQWEIGANDQMFKAIDYKPLLITYSHGTAVRLSDVAEVIDSVQDLRNSGYANGKPSVLVIIYRQPGANIIDTVDRIRAALPEIQASIPKSIQMRIAIDQTVTIRASVHEVERTLSLSVLLVILVVFIFLRDWRTTLIPSVAVPISLVGTFGAMYLLHFSLDNLSLMALTISTGFVVDDAIVVIENVSRYLEQGMRPFDAALKGASEIGSTVLTISISLIAVFIPLLLMGGIVGRLLREFSITLSIAIAVSMVVSLTTTPMMCAHFLKEHAAHGRFYRASENVFNSIVNGYGRALNVVLRHSFVTLMVLFATIALNVYLFVQIPKGFFPQQDTGRMNGNVVGDQDTSFQAMDGILRKMVAVVSADPGVETVQAFSGGGGNSTVNSGRMLIMLKPLAERKLNVDGVIKRLRPKLAAIPGATLYLQAFQDLRIGGRQSNAQYQYTLQGDNLADLDEVAPKMLEELFKIPIIADVSSDQQDRGLQSMVTYDRKTAARFGISSQLIDNTLYDAFGQRPVSTMYTSLNQYFVVMEVAPQYWQDPQFLKQLYVNSSNKQQVPLAAFARFAPATAPLTISHQGLFPAVTLSFNLQPGVALGDAVAAIGAAASKVGLPRTVQTSFTGTAQAYQSSLNSEPLLIAAALVTVFLVLGMLYESYIHPITILSTLPSAGGGALLALMVTHTDLSVIAMIGIILLIGLVKKNAIMMIDFAIAAERNEGMNSRDAIFEACILRFRPIVMTTMAALLGALPLALGTGTGSELRRPLGITIIGGLIVSQMLTLFTTPVVYLYFDRLRVWWESTRRSPAREDWSQEQEA is encoded by the coding sequence ATGAATCTTTCCGAGCCATTTGTTCGAAGACCGGTTGCAACAACGCTGCTGTCTGCGGCAGTGGCGCTGGCCGGCGCTGTCGCCTTCCTGCTGCTGCCCGTATCGCCGCTTCCTCAAGTCGATTTTCCGACGATTTCGGTGCAGGCCGGCCTGCCCGGAGCAAGTCCGGAAACGATGGCTTCCTCCGTCGCGACGCCGCTGGAGCGGCAATTCGGCCGTGTCGCGGCGGTGACGGAAATGACGTCTACGAGCACGCTCGGCTCCACCAGAATCACGCTGCAGTTCGACCTCGACCGCAATATCGACGCGGCCGCAAGAGATGTACAGGCTGCGATTGCCGCGGCCCGCGGCTATCTGCCTGCGAACCTTCCAAGCAATCCGACATACCGGAAAGTGAATCCGGCCGATTCTCCGATTCTGCTGCTGGCCCTGACGTCCGATGTCCTGGACAAAGGCCGGATTTACGATGCCGCTTCGACGATCATGGCCCAGCGGCTGTCGCAAATGCAGGGAGTCGGCCAGGTCCAGGTGGGCGGCAGCTCTCTCCCTGCCGTCCGCGTGGAACTCAACCCCAACGTCCTGAGCAAATATGGAATCGGTCTCGAACAGGTCCGGACCGCGCTGGCCAGCGCGAACGCCAACACTCCTAAAGGTCACTTCACGAACGACCTGCAGCAGTGGGAAATCGGCGCGAACGATCAGATGTTTAAAGCGATCGATTACAAGCCGCTTCTCATCACATACAGCCACGGCACCGCGGTGCGGCTCAGCGACGTCGCCGAAGTGATCGATTCCGTGCAGGATCTGCGTAACAGCGGATATGCCAACGGCAAGCCGTCGGTTCTGGTGATCATTTACCGTCAGCCCGGCGCCAACATCATTGATACCGTCGATCGAATTCGCGCCGCGCTGCCCGAGATTCAGGCTTCCATTCCCAAGTCCATCCAGATGCGGATCGCGATCGATCAGACCGTGACGATCCGGGCCTCTGTCCATGAGGTCGAGCGCACGCTCTCGCTCTCCGTGCTGCTGGTGATCCTGGTCGTCTTTATTTTTCTGCGCGACTGGCGGACGACGCTTATTCCCTCCGTGGCGGTCCCGATATCCCTCGTGGGCACGTTCGGGGCGATGTATCTCCTGCATTTCAGTCTGGACAATCTGTCGCTCATGGCGCTCACGATCTCGACCGGCTTCGTCGTGGACGACGCCATCGTCGTGATCGAGAACGTTTCGCGTTATCTGGAGCAGGGAATGCGCCCGTTCGATGCCGCCCTGAAGGGAGCGAGCGAAATCGGATCCACTGTTCTCACCATCAGTATTTCGTTGATCGCGGTATTCATTCCCCTGCTGCTTATGGGGGGAATCGTCGGGCGGCTGTTGCGGGAATTCTCCATCACGCTTTCCATTGCTATCGCCGTATCGATGGTCGTCTCTCTGACGACGACGCCCATGATGTGCGCGCATTTTCTGAAGGAGCACGCGGCGCATGGCAGGTTCTATCGGGCCAGCGAGAACGTTTTCAACTCGATCGTGAATGGATACGGCCGTGCTCTCAACGTTGTACTTCGCCACTCGTTTGTCACGCTGATGGTGTTGTTTGCAACGATTGCTTTGAATGTGTACCTGTTCGTTCAGATTCCGAAGGGCTTCTTTCCACAGCAGGACACCGGACGTATGAACGGCAACGTTGTCGGGGATCAGGACACATCCTTTCAGGCAATGGACGGGATTCTGCGAAAGATGGTGGCCGTGGTGTCTGCCGATCCCGGAGTGGAAACCGTGCAGGCGTTCAGCGGCGGCGGCGGCAATTCGACGGTCAATAGCGGGCGCATGCTGATCATGCTCAAGCCGCTTGCAGAGCGGAAATTAAACGTCGATGGCGTCATAAAGCGGCTGCGCCCGAAGCTGGCCGCGATACCCGGCGCGACGCTCTATCTGCAGGCATTTCAAGATTTACGCATCGGCGGCCGTCAGAGCAATGCGCAATATCAATACACGCTTCAAGGCGACAACCTGGCGGATCTGGATGAAGTCGCTCCGAAGATGCTGGAAGAACTGTTCAAGATTCCGATTATCGCGGACGTGAGCAGCGACCAGCAGGATCGCGGGCTGCAGAGCATGGTGACCTACGACCGGAAAACGGCGGCGCGATTCGGCATTTCGTCCCAGTTGATCGACAACACCCTCTACGATGCTTTCGGCCAGCGCCCGGTTTCGACGATGTATACGTCGCTGAATCAATATTTCGTCGTGATGGAAGTGGCGCCGCAATACTGGCAGGATCCGCAGTTTCTCAAACAGCTCTACGTCAATTCCTCCAACAAGCAACAGGTACCGCTGGCTGCATTTGCTCGCTTCGCTCCCGCCACGGCGCCGTTGACGATCTCACACCAGGGACTGTTTCCGGCAGTGACGTTGTCATTCAATCTGCAGCCGGGGGTCGCTCTGGGTGACGCGGTCGCTGCGATCGGCGCCGCAGCGTCGAAAGTCGGACTGCCGCGCACCGTACAAACGTCGTTCACCGGGACGGCTCAGGCCTACCAATCCTCGCTGAACAGCGAGCCGCTGCTCATTGCCGCGGCTCTGGTTACGGTGTTTCTCGTGCTTGGAATGCTCTACGAGAGCTACATTCACCCGATTACGATTTTGTCGACGCTGCCGTCCGCCGGAGGCGGGGCGCTGCTGGCATTGATGGTCACGCACACGGATTTGAGCGTCATTGCCATGATCGGAATCATCCTGCTGATCGGCCTGGTCAAGAAAAACGCGATCATGATGATCGACTTCGCCATTGCCGCCGAACGAAACGAAGGCATGAATTCCCGCGACGCCATCTTCGAGGCCTGCATTCTGCGCTTCCGTCCAATCGTCATGACAACCATGGCGGCCTTGCTCGGAGCCTTGCCGCTGGCTCTCGGAACCGGCACCGGCTCGGAACTCCGCCGTCCGCTCGGCATCACGATCATCGGCGGTCTGATTGTCAGCCAGATGCTGACGCTCTTCACCACTCCCGTCGTCTACCTCTACTTCGACCGGCTCCGCGTCTGGTGGGAAAGCACCCGCAGGTCCCCAGCCCGTGAGGACTGGTCTCAAGAACAGGAAGCATAA
- a CDS encoding efflux RND transporter permease subunit has product MSPSRTFILRPVATSLLMAGILLAGAVAYEELPVSALPEVDYPIIQVVTFYPGASPDVMASSVTAPLERQFGQVPGLQQMTSTSSDGSSVITLQFSLSLNIDVAEQEVQQSINAAGTYLPPDLPAPPVYSKTNPADTPILTLAMSSADIPLSNVEDLADTRLAPKISQLPGVGLVSISGGQKPAVRIQANPTMLASYGINLEDVRSAIAAANVNQAKGNFDGSQQDFQIGSNDQLLSSADYTGLVVAYRNGAPVKLSNVATVKDDTENLRQAAWMNSTPAVIVNIQRQPAANIIAVVDRVKQLLPQLTNTLPKTVQVSILTDRTNTIRASVSDVQFELMLTVALVVLVIFLFLRNVAATVIPSIAVPLSLVGTFGVMYLLGYSLNNLTLMALTISTGFVVDDAIVMIENISRYIEEGETPMQAALKGSEQIGFTIVSLTISLIAVLIPLLFMGDIVGRLFREFAVTLAVTILVSAVVSLTLTPMMCSKLLRYKREEEQSRFYHVSERVFNGIIALYGRTLQVVLRFRTTTLLVAAATLGFTFYLFNVIPKGFFPIQDTGVIQGISEGAQTVSFAQMSRQQQVLAQVIMKDPAVESLSSFIGIDGTNTTMNSGRIQINLKPLEDRKISATSIIRRLQPQLAEVSGITLFMQPVQDLSVEDRVSRTQFQYTLEDPSATELNSYVPKMLKGLQSRPELRDVASDQQVQGLRATIVYDRDTADRFGITTSAIDQTLYDAYGQRQVSTMFTQLNQYHVVLEVKPEFQQSPLDLNRLFIRTGISGNSSGIVSGGSSSTSISTGPKNAAATSTAAILTGATSPASGSQASGAVFGNSTSAASAVFPNGGQVPLSAFSRVELTSSPITVNHQGQFPVVTFSFNLAPNASLGDAVKAVDEVKAQIGVPQSMQTAFQGTAQAFLASLANEPILILAALVTVYIVLGVLYESYIHPLTILSTLPSAGVGALLALMITRNDFSVIALIGIVLLIGIVQKNAIMMIDFALEAERKQGMAPLDAIYQACLLRFRPILMTTVAALIGGVPLALGTGTGAELRRPLGITIIGGLIFSQMLTLYTTPVIYLWFGRLARRLSGKSVEMETFGQAAEPAR; this is encoded by the coding sequence ATGAGCCCGTCCCGGACGTTCATCCTGCGCCCGGTTGCAACGTCGTTGTTGATGGCGGGCATTCTACTCGCCGGCGCCGTCGCCTACGAAGAGCTTCCGGTTTCGGCATTGCCGGAAGTCGATTATCCGATCATCCAGGTTGTGACGTTCTATCCGGGAGCAAGTCCCGATGTCATGGCCTCGTCGGTCACGGCTCCTCTGGAGCGCCAGTTCGGGCAGGTGCCGGGGTTGCAGCAGATGACGTCGACCAGTTCCGACGGCAGTTCGGTTATCACCCTTCAATTCAGTCTCAGTTTGAACATCGACGTGGCGGAGCAGGAGGTTCAGCAGTCCATCAACGCCGCCGGAACGTACCTGCCGCCGGATCTCCCGGCGCCCCCCGTCTACAGCAAGACCAACCCTGCGGACACGCCGATTCTGACACTGGCGATGAGTTCTGCCGATATTCCGCTCTCGAACGTCGAAGACCTTGCGGATACGCGTCTTGCTCCGAAAATCTCGCAACTCCCGGGCGTCGGTCTGGTGAGCATCAGCGGCGGGCAGAAACCGGCTGTCCGGATTCAGGCGAATCCGACAATGCTGGCGTCGTACGGCATCAACCTCGAGGATGTGCGCAGCGCCATCGCCGCCGCGAACGTGAATCAGGCTAAAGGAAACTTCGACGGTTCTCAGCAGGATTTCCAGATCGGTTCGAATGACCAGTTGCTCTCCAGCGCAGACTATACCGGTCTGGTGGTTGCCTACCGGAACGGAGCTCCCGTCAAGCTGTCCAACGTTGCAACCGTCAAAGACGATACGGAAAACCTGCGGCAGGCCGCGTGGATGAACAGCACTCCCGCCGTCATCGTCAATATTCAACGTCAGCCGGCGGCCAATATTATTGCAGTCGTCGATCGTGTGAAGCAGTTGCTGCCGCAATTGACGAACACGCTCCCGAAAACCGTGCAGGTCAGCATCCTCACCGACCGGACCAACACTATCCGCGCCTCGGTCTCCGACGTCCAGTTCGAGCTCATGCTCACGGTGGCGCTGGTGGTATTGGTGATTTTTCTGTTTCTTCGCAATGTTGCTGCCACGGTGATACCGAGTATCGCCGTCCCGCTTTCGCTGGTCGGAACGTTCGGCGTGATGTACCTGCTGGGCTACAGCCTGAACAACCTGACCTTGATGGCGCTGACGATCTCGACAGGTTTCGTCGTCGATGACGCGATCGTGATGATCGAAAACATCAGCCGCTACATTGAAGAAGGCGAGACTCCGATGCAGGCTGCGCTGAAGGGCTCGGAGCAGATCGGGTTCACGATCGTCTCGTTGACGATCTCGCTGATCGCGGTGCTCATCCCCCTGCTGTTCATGGGCGACATCGTCGGCCGTCTTTTCCGCGAGTTCGCCGTCACGCTCGCCGTGACGATTCTGGTCTCCGCCGTGGTGTCGCTGACGCTGACGCCGATGATGTGTTCAAAACTGCTGCGCTATAAGAGAGAAGAGGAACAGAGCCGCTTCTACCATGTATCGGAGCGCGTGTTTAACGGCATCATCGCTTTGTATGGCCGGACGCTGCAGGTTGTGCTCCGTTTTCGAACCACCACGCTTCTGGTCGCGGCAGCAACTCTCGGGTTCACGTTTTACCTCTTCAACGTGATTCCCAAGGGCTTCTTTCCCATTCAGGACACCGGCGTGATTCAGGGTATTTCGGAAGGGGCCCAGACCGTATCGTTTGCGCAGATGTCGCGGCAGCAGCAGGTGCTGGCGCAAGTAATCATGAAAGATCCTGCGGTGGAAAGCCTTTCGTCGTTCATCGGCATCGACGGTACAAATACCACGATGAACAGCGGGCGCATTCAGATCAACCTGAAGCCTCTTGAAGACCGCAAGATAAGCGCTACCAGCATCATCCGGCGGCTTCAGCCTCAGCTGGCGGAGGTCTCCGGGATCACGCTTTTCATGCAGCCGGTCCAGGATCTGAGCGTCGAGGACCGCGTCAGCCGCACACAGTTCCAATACACCCTCGAAGACCCGAGCGCCACAGAGCTGAATTCATATGTGCCGAAGATGCTGAAAGGGCTGCAATCGCGGCCGGAGCTTCGCGACGTCGCATCGGACCAACAGGTGCAGGGCTTGCGGGCAACCATCGTTTATGACCGCGACACCGCCGATCGTTTCGGCATAACAACCTCGGCGATCGATCAGACGCTGTATGACGCCTACGGGCAGCGCCAGGTTTCGACGATGTTCACGCAGTTGAACCAGTATCACGTCGTGCTCGAGGTGAAACCGGAGTTCCAGCAGAGCCCGCTTGACCTGAACAGGCTTTTCATCCGTACCGGAATCTCAGGCAATTCGAGCGGCATCGTTTCAGGCGGCTCATCGTCGACCAGTATTTCGACAGGTCCGAAAAATGCCGCGGCGACATCGACGGCCGCCATTCTGACAGGGGCGACGTCGCCGGCATCCGGGTCACAGGCGTCGGGCGCCGTGTTCGGCAACAGCACTTCGGCGGCTTCAGCTGTTTTTCCGAACGGGGGACAGGTTCCACTCAGCGCGTTTTCCCGCGTGGAGTTGACATCGTCTCCAATCACCGTCAACCATCAGGGCCAGTTCCCGGTGGTGACTTTCTCTTTCAATCTGGCTCCCAACGCGTCGCTGGGCGATGCCGTGAAGGCCGTGGATGAAGTCAAGGCGCAGATCGGCGTGCCGCAGAGCATGCAGACCGCCTTTCAGGGAACGGCCCAGGCATTTCTGGCGTCGCTGGCGAACGAACCCATCCTCATTCTGGCCGCGCTGGTGACCGTATACATCGTGCTGGGCGTTCTTTACGAAAGCTACATTCACCCGCTCACGATTCTCTCGACGCTGCCGTCCGCGGGCGTCGGAGCGCTGCTGGCGCTGATGATCACGCGCAACGATTTCAGTGTTATCGCCTTGATTGGAATCGTGCTGCTGATTGGAATCGTGCAGAAAAACGCGATCATGATGATCGACTTTGCGCTCGAAGCCGAGAGAAAGCAGGGCATGGCGCCGCTCGACGCGATTTATCAGGCATGTTTGTTGCGCTTCCGCCCGATTCTGATGACCACTGTTGCCGCTTTGATCGGCGGAGTCCCGCTTGCTCTGGGAACGGGAACCGGAGCGGAACTCCGGCGGCCTCTCGGGATCACGATCATTGGCGGCCTGATCTTCAGCCAGATGCTGACGCTCTACACGACTCCTGTGATCTATCTCTGGTTCGGGCGGCTGGCGCGCCGCCTCTCGGGCAAAAGCGTGGAAATGGAAACGTTCGGGCAGGCCGCGGAGCCGGCCCGCTAG